The Papio anubis isolate 15944 chromosome 1, Panubis1.0, whole genome shotgun sequence genome window below encodes:
- the AQP10 gene encoding aquaporin-10: MVITQAPAGIRGHLRIRSLLARQCLAEFLGVFVLMLLTQGAVAQAVTSGETKGNFFTMFLAGSLAVVIAIYVGGNVSGAHLNPAFSLAMCIVGRLPWVKLPIYILVQLLSAFCASGATYVLYYDALQNYTGGNLTVTGPKETASIFATYPAPYLSLNNGFLDQVLGTGMLMVGLLAILDRRNKGVPAGLEPVVVGMLILAIGLSMGANCGFPLNPARDLGPRLFTYVAGWGPEVFSAGNGWWWVPVVAPLVGATLGTATYQLLVALHHPEDPEPAQDLVSAQHKASELETPASAQMLECKL; this comes from the exons ATGGTCATCACTCAGGCCCCGGCTGGAATCAGGGGCCACCTCCGGATCCGCAGCCTCCTGGCCCGGCAGTGCCTGGCAGAGTTTCTGGGTGTATTTGTGCTCATG CTCCTCACCCAAGgagctgtggcccaggctgtcaCCAGTGGAGAAACCAAAGGCAACTTCTTCACCATGTTTCTGGCTGGCTCTCTGGCCGTTGTGATAGCCATCTACGTGGGTGGTAACGTTTCAG GGGCCCACCTGAATCCAGCCTTCTCCCTGGCCATGTGCATCGTTGGACGCCTCCCCTGGGTCAAGCTCCCCATTTACATCTTAGTGCAGTTGCTGTCTGCTTTCTGTGCTTCGGGAGCCACCTATGTTCTCTACTATG ATGCCCTACAGAACTATACAGGTGGGAACCTGACAGTGACTGGCCCCAAGGAAACAGCCTCCATTTTTGCCACCTATCCTGCCCCCTATCTGTCCCTGAACAATGGCTTCCTGGATCAG GTTCTGGGCACCGGTATGCTGATGGTGGGGCTCTTAGCCATCCTGGACAGACGGAACAAGGGAGTCCCTGCGGGTCTGGAGCCTGTGGTGGTGGGGATGCTGATCCTGGCCATCGGGTTATCCATGGGTGCCAACTGTGGGTTTCCACTCAACCCTGCCCGGGACTTGGGCCCACGTCTCTTCACCTACGTGGCTGGCTGGGGTCCTGAAGTCTTCAG TGCTGGTAATggctggtggtgggtgcctgtggtggCCCCTCTGGTGGGGGCCACCCTTGGCACAGCCACTTACCAGCTATTGGTGGCTCTGCACCACCCTGAGGACCCAGAGCCAGCTCAGGATCTGGTGTCTGCCCAACACAAAGCCTCAGAGTTggaaactcctgcctcagctcagaTGCTGGAGTGTAAGCTATGA